The following are encoded in a window of Lactobacillus panisapium genomic DNA:
- a CDS encoding glycosyltransferase family 4 protein, whose amino-acid sequence MNIGIFTDTYFPQISGVATSIKTLKDALEEQGHNVFIFTTTDPHVKKGTIEANVFRFSSVPFISFTDRRVAFRGFFEATKVAREVKLDVVHTQTEFALGMIGKYVAHQLKIPAIHTYHTMYEDYLHYVLNGHLLRPYHVKQFTNVYLKNMDGVIAPSKRVEALLKRYGVSIPLRVIPTGVDVKSLNKPATHDVRHELGIAPDVPVLLTLSRIAGEKKINRILNVMPEIVDEFPNVQLVIAGDGPDVEILQEQVERLTLEDNVQFVGDVPHDDVGAFYKMANLFVSASDTETQGLTYIEALAAGTKCVVYDTEYTENVFDNPCFGKVFTRPSEMRDAILSYLRENQTEIPPDKLKAKMKQISAERFASEVHQFYKEVIENYQEEREEDSNDKN is encoded by the coding sequence ATGAATATTGGTATTTTTACCGATACATATTTTCCACAAATCAGTGGTGTAGCAACGTCAATTAAGACTTTAAAAGACGCCCTTGAAGAGCAGGGACATAATGTATTTATTTTTACGACGACGGATCCGCACGTGAAAAAAGGTACTATTGAGGCTAACGTTTTTCGCTTCAGTAGTGTGCCATTTATTTCATTTACAGATCGCCGAGTAGCATTTAGAGGATTTTTTGAAGCAACTAAAGTAGCACGTGAAGTAAAACTGGATGTTGTTCATACGCAAACAGAGTTTGCTTTGGGAATGATTGGTAAATATGTCGCTCACCAATTAAAAATACCGGCAATTCATACTTACCATACGATGTATGAAGACTATTTACACTACGTGTTAAACGGGCATTTGTTGCGGCCATATCACGTTAAGCAATTTACCAATGTTTACCTTAAGAACATGGATGGTGTTATTGCCCCTAGTAAGCGCGTTGAGGCTCTTTTGAAGCGCTATGGTGTATCTATACCTTTACGTGTAATTCCGACTGGTGTGGATGTTAAGAGCTTGAATAAGCCCGCAACCCATGATGTGCGTCATGAACTAGGAATTGCTCCCGATGTCCCCGTTTTGTTAACCTTGAGCCGAATAGCTGGGGAGAAGAAAATTAATCGGATTTTAAATGTTATGCCAGAAATTGTCGATGAATTTCCTAACGTACAGCTTGTGATAGCGGGAGATGGCCCAGACGTCGAGATCTTGCAAGAGCAAGTTGAGCGACTGACTTTAGAGGATAACGTTCAGTTTGTTGGCGATGTTCCTCACGATGATGTTGGGGCATTTTACAAGATGGCCAATTTGTTTGTTTCAGCAAGCGATACTGAAACGCAAGGTCTTACCTATATTGAGGCACTCGCTGCGGGCACAAAGTGCGTTGTTTATGATACCGAATATACGGAAAATGTCTTCGATAACCCTTGCTTTGGCAAAGTTTTCACTCGGCCTAGCGAAATGCGTGACGCAATTTTATCTTATTTAAGAGAAAATCAAACTGAAATTCCGCCAGATAAGTTGAAAGCTAAAATGAAGCAAATTTCGGCTGAACGTTTTGCTAGCGAAGTACATCAGTTTTATAAAGAAGTAATCGAAAATTACCAGGAAGAGCGCGAAGAGGATAGCAATGATAAGAATTAA
- a CDS encoding glycosyltransferase family 4 protein, whose amino-acid sequence MIRINMFSQADSVKGQGVGSAYNELINLLRTHLVNEFYVTNNKYGASDLTHYHTINPTYFVNSFSPARGRKIGYVHFLPETLEGSVKLPNYAKKVFYKYVIDFYQRMDQIVVVNPIFIDKLVNYGIKREKVKYIPNFVAKDEFYPERQEKKNAFRHQLGIPLDKFVVFGDGQVQARKGVDDFAKLAQANPEMQFIWAGGFSFGKITDGYDHFKELVANPPKNLTFTGIIDRQQLVDYLNIADLFVLPSFDELFPMSVLEAFSCGTPVLLRDLALYDAIIKGYYLKGKNFEELNAQLRQVANDQALLHKYSNLSNMASEKYSEDNLAKIWCDFYHEQYELGRELGQIR is encoded by the coding sequence ATGATAAGAATTAATATGTTCTCACAAGCTGATTCAGTTAAGGGCCAGGGTGTTGGCTCTGCCTATAACGAGCTGATCAACTTATTAAGAACCCACTTAGTTAATGAATTTTATGTAACGAATAATAAATATGGTGCCAGCGATTTAACCCACTATCACACCATAAATCCTACTTATTTTGTTAACAGTTTTTCCCCAGCGCGTGGACGTAAAATTGGTTATGTCCATTTTTTACCAGAGACTTTAGAAGGCTCGGTCAAGCTGCCGAATTATGCCAAAAAAGTCTTTTATAAATATGTCATCGACTTTTATCAAAGAATGGATCAAATTGTTGTGGTTAACCCTATTTTTATTGATAAATTGGTTAATTACGGTATCAAACGGGAAAAGGTTAAGTACATTCCTAACTTTGTGGCAAAAGATGAATTCTATCCTGAACGGCAGGAAAAAAAGAATGCCTTTCGGCATCAATTAGGTATTCCTCTTGATAAATTTGTAGTCTTTGGTGATGGGCAAGTTCAGGCTCGTAAAGGAGTCGATGATTTTGCAAAATTAGCACAGGCCAACCCAGAGATGCAGTTTATTTGGGCAGGTGGTTTTTCTTTTGGCAAAATTACTGACGGCTACGATCACTTTAAAGAATTAGTGGCCAATCCGCCAAAGAACTTAACATTCACCGGTATCATTGACCGGCAACAATTAGTTGATTATTTAAACATCGCAGATCTATTTGTTTTGCCATCATTTGATGAGCTTTTTCCAATGTCTGTTTTGGAAGCTTTTAGCTGTGGGACACCGGTTTTATTGCGCGATCTTGCTTTATATGACGCCATTATCAAAGGTTACTATTTAAAAGGGAAAAACTTTGAAGAACTGAATGCGCAGTTGCGCCAAGTGGCGAATGATCAGGCACTTTTGCACAAATACAGTAATCTATCTAATATGGCTAGTGAAAAATATTCAGAAGATAATTTAGCCAAAATTTGGTGTGATTTTTATCACGAGCAATATGAACTTGGCAGGGAGTTAGGACAGATCCGCTAA
- a CDS encoding lysylphosphatidylglycerol synthase transmembrane domain-containing protein has translation MNKKHFWGIAVVLLISLGVLYVDLKDTPVSQLRQAMNNVNVGALLLVFLLMLLSYVFEASILAVLAQRPGEPKRSKWSFLRIPIIQALFNAITPMSTGGQPSQLAAMVQMGIEGGRATSLLLMKFIIYQIVVFLAYVVTIITGFHMVATKFAGLAFFIAIGFLIHVSSIIFLLAILFAYNWTKKAANWLMNWLAKIINPQRVEGWRTATMAKIDTFYTESQKLKREKKKLVLSAVLTVLQLLCFYSIPFMVLVTLRVPADWVSVTQMNIMIIMFMAIIPIPGASGGAEYSFQTLFASFISSKGALVFGMFLWRFVTYFFGMILGIFGWIFKPKKVTSSAKD, from the coding sequence ATGAATAAAAAGCACTTTTGGGGAATTGCGGTTGTTTTACTCATCAGCCTTGGCGTTTTGTATGTTGATTTAAAAGATACACCAGTATCGCAACTGCGGCAGGCAATGAATAATGTCAATGTTGGTGCACTGCTATTAGTTTTCTTGTTAATGCTGCTATCATATGTTTTTGAAGCTAGCATTTTAGCCGTTCTTGCACAACGTCCTGGTGAGCCTAAACGATCAAAGTGGTCATTTTTACGAATTCCAATTATTCAGGCACTCTTTAATGCAATTACCCCTATGTCAACTGGTGGTCAGCCGTCTCAGCTGGCTGCAATGGTACAGATGGGAATTGAAGGCGGCCGTGCTACTTCACTTTTGTTGATGAAATTTATCATTTATCAGATTGTTGTTTTCTTGGCATATGTTGTTACCATTATTACTGGTTTTCATATGGTTGCGACTAAATTTGCAGGTCTTGCCTTTTTTATTGCAATTGGTTTTTTAATTCACGTTAGCTCAATCATTTTTTTATTAGCAATTTTGTTTGCCTACAACTGGACTAAAAAAGCAGCTAATTGGTTAATGAATTGGCTAGCCAAAATAATTAATCCCCAGCGTGTAGAGGGCTGGCGGACCGCAACGATGGCAAAGATTGACACTTTTTATACCGAAAGTCAGAAGCTAAAGCGTGAAAAAAAGAAATTAGTGCTTAGTGCCGTGTTAACAGTGCTGCAGCTGCTTTGCTTTTATTCAATTCCGTTTATGGTTCTGGTAACTTTACGCGTTCCGGCTGATTGGGTCAGTGTTACGCAAATGAACATTATGATTATCATGTTTATGGCAATTATTCCCATTCCAGGAGCTTCAGGCGGGGCAGAATATAGTTTTCAAACGCTCTTTGCCAGTTTCATTTCATCTAAAGGTGCGCTTGTTTTTGGGATGTTTTTGTGGCGCTTTGTAACCTACTTTTTCGGGATGATTTTAGGTATTTTTGGCTGGATTTTCAAACCGAAAAAAGTTACTAGCTCAGCAAAAGATTAA
- a CDS encoding LTA synthase family protein, which produces MTRTKSFLQWLTSTKLGFFTIVLITFWLKTYVIYLTKFNLGAVGAMQNFLLFINPLPTALLLLGIGLFFKGRKSYWIIIVIDLVLSTWLFANILYYREFSNFLSLSIIKTSGSTADNLGKSIVGITRVTDFLTFIDVLAIIALMIGKVIKYDLRPLKLKFNLLLEGLAVVLIGVNLMMAQKDRSGLLTRTFDNSYIVKYLGMNQYAVYDSFKTAQTSEQMAKANVSDLSSVKKYLKANYVKPNPEYTGVAKGKNVMVIHLESFQQFLIGYKWKGKEVTPNLNKLYRSKNTLSFANFYNQVGQGKTSDAEMMLENSLYGLQSGSAMSSYGTSNTFESAPAILNQQGGYTTAVMHGGAGSFWNRNNAYKQFGYHYFMPLSYYENKPKYYIGYGLKDKIFFDQSIKYIERLPQPFYLKLITVTNHYPYDLDKKNQSIDPTDTGDETVDGYVQTAHYLDQAIGELMRWMKKTGLDKNTMLVLYGDHYGISGNHHKASAELLNQDEFTNFDNLKFQRVPLMFHMPGLKGGIKKTYGGEIDVLPTLLNLLGINDRKTIQFGHDLLSSKAPQIVAQRNGDFITPKYAKVGSTYYDTKTGEEIEDPDEKLKAKLVAISNKVTTQLSLSDRVIAGNLLRFYHPKWFKKVNPHDYNYNEEKALKNLYSSQNKTSLWYHNHKKSTQNKFKTDAPELEK; this is translated from the coding sequence ATGACACGGACCAAGTCTTTCTTGCAATGGTTAACATCAACCAAATTAGGTTTTTTTACCATTGTGTTAATAACTTTTTGGCTAAAAACGTACGTAATTTATTTGACCAAGTTTAATTTAGGTGCTGTCGGTGCGATGCAAAATTTTCTTTTGTTTATCAATCCGTTGCCAACAGCTTTGTTGCTGCTGGGAATAGGCCTATTTTTTAAGGGACGTAAATCCTATTGGATTATCATTGTTATTGATTTAGTTCTTAGCACATGGCTTTTTGCTAATATTTTGTATTACCGCGAATTTTCCAATTTTTTATCCTTATCAATCATTAAAACATCTGGTTCAACGGCTGATAATTTAGGAAAAAGTATTGTCGGGATAACGCGGGTAACTGATTTTTTAACTTTCATTGATGTTTTGGCAATTATTGCTTTAATGATTGGCAAAGTGATTAAGTACGATTTGCGCCCATTAAAATTAAAGTTCAATCTTTTACTTGAAGGGTTGGCAGTTGTGCTAATTGGCGTTAACCTGATGATGGCGCAAAAAGATCGTTCAGGACTTTTAACCAGAACATTCGATAACAGCTATATCGTTAAGTACTTGGGAATGAATCAATATGCCGTTTACGATAGCTTTAAAACCGCTCAAACTAGCGAGCAAATGGCCAAGGCTAATGTCTCTGATTTAAGTTCTGTCAAAAAGTACTTAAAGGCCAATTATGTTAAGCCTAATCCCGAATATACAGGCGTTGCTAAAGGGAAAAACGTCATGGTTATTCACCTTGAGAGTTTCCAGCAGTTTTTAATTGGTTATAAGTGGAAGGGCAAAGAAGTTACCCCCAACTTAAATAAACTTTACCGGTCGAAAAATACATTAAGTTTTGCTAATTTTTATAACCAAGTTGGTCAAGGTAAGACTTCTGATGCGGAAATGATGCTGGAAAATTCCTTATATGGTTTACAATCTGGCTCGGCAATGTCTAGTTACGGGACTTCCAATACTTTTGAGAGTGCTCCAGCGATTTTAAATCAACAAGGTGGCTATACTACTGCCGTAATGCACGGTGGAGCCGGTTCATTTTGGAATCGTAATAATGCTTATAAGCAATTTGGTTATCACTATTTTATGCCGTTGTCTTATTATGAAAATAAGCCTAAATATTATATCGGCTATGGTTTAAAGGATAAGATCTTTTTTGACCAATCAATTAAGTATATTGAGCGCTTGCCGCAGCCATTTTACTTAAAATTGATAACTGTTACCAACCACTATCCTTATGATTTAGATAAGAAAAATCAGTCGATTGATCCAACCGATACCGGAGATGAAACGGTTGATGGCTATGTTCAGACGGCACACTATCTAGATCAGGCAATTGGCGAATTAATGCGCTGGATGAAGAAAACTGGATTGGATAAAAATACCATGCTGGTGCTCTATGGCGATCATTATGGGATATCCGGTAATCACCATAAGGCTAGTGCAGAACTGCTTAACCAAGATGAATTTACCAATTTTGATAACCTGAAGTTTCAGCGAGTACCCCTGATGTTCCATATGCCCGGATTAAAGGGTGGAATCAAAAAGACTTATGGGGGAGAAATCGATGTTTTACCGACGCTTTTAAATCTTTTAGGAATTAATGATCGCAAAACAATTCAATTCGGTCATGATTTATTAAGTAGTAAAGCACCACAAATTGTCGCCCAGCGTAACGGTGATTTTATTACGCCTAAATATGCTAAGGTCGGAAGTACTTATTACGACACTAAGACCGGTGAAGAAATTGAGGATCCTGATGAGAAGCTAAAAGCAAAACTTGTGGCGATTTCGAATAAGGTCACTACCCAGTTGTCTTTATCGGATCGGGTAATTGCCGGCAACTTGTTACGCTTTTACCATCCGAAATGGTTTAAAAAGGTCAATCCGCATGATTATAACTATAACGAGGAAAAGGCACTGAAAAATCTGTATTCTTCACAGAACAAAACTTCGCTTTGGTATCATAATCATAAAAAATCGACGCAAAATAAATTTAAGACGGATGCGCCTGAACTTGAAAAATAA
- the secG gene encoding preprotein translocase subunit SecG, with translation MYNLFMTLLIIVSILIVVATMMQPQKQQDALNALSGGAVFSGQTKKRGFEAFMEKVTSVLLVLFFVFAIVLAYLSSK, from the coding sequence TTGTATAATTTATTTATGACGCTACTAATTATTGTTTCAATTTTAATCGTTGTTGCAACAATGATGCAGCCACAAAAGCAACAAGATGCTTTGAATGCCTTATCTGGTGGTGCAGTATTTAGTGGTCAAACGAAGAAACGTGGTTTTGAAGCATTTATGGAAAAAGTGACTTCAGTTTTACTGGTTCTCTTTTTCGTTTTTGCTATTGTATTAGCTTATTTGTCTTCAAAATAG
- the rnr gene encoding ribonuclease R, giving the protein MAQNEKILANVLEIFRHNPKKQYQVEQIERMLRRDRLGNFSDLVKALSFLEQEKKIITDGNGHYQLAQENIVVEGMFKANSKGFGFVKVEDEETDDIFIAKDYTAYAVDGDEVRVKITAGGNPWNGKGPEGQVHEIISRGVSSLVGEFHPLTDEQTKVSHFVGYVLSTNKKLANYRVYVGENGLCPQKGDMVKVSISNYPDKDNPDSMVGVVTKIIGNKNLPGVDIMAIVSAHDVKTEWAQDALDQSNAIPDHVLPEEMADREDIREQPAVTIDGDDSKDFDDAVVLWQLPNGNYHLGVHIADVAHYVKENSPLDKEAFTRGNSTYLVDRVIPMLPFRLSNGICSLNEGVDRLVLSCDMEITPEGERVNYRIHPSVMRSHGRMTYNNVNKVLDPNNEEPLEEKYVKLAPMLKEMAELHNALYQKRHQRGAIDFEEPEAKIIVNDQGKPTDIVLHNRGTAEKMIESFMLMANETVAEDFYKKHVPFLYRVHETPDGERIKSFFEFCSAFGLNITADPNHVKPIDLQKVVAKTTGTPEEAVVQMMMLRSLKQAHYSEEPLGHFGLAAKFYTHFTSPIRRYSDLMVHRMIHAYSEEGTDKKVQDHFANSLPEVADQTSTQERVSIDTERETNDLKMTEYMADQVGEHFDAVVSSVTSFGMFIQLPNTVEGLIHISNLTDDFYSFNEKSMTLTGRGTHKQYHVGMPIKVTLTNANVEQHQLDFEIYDPNAPKKEHNNRGNNNRRRGNRGFRNDHGHRGATNGRNNFHKNGNHPHFSKYKH; this is encoded by the coding sequence ATGGCACAAAACGAGAAAATCTTAGCTAATGTTTTAGAGATCTTTCGCCACAATCCCAAAAAGCAATATCAGGTTGAACAAATTGAGCGCATGCTCAGACGCGACCGACTTGGTAATTTTTCTGATCTCGTAAAAGCATTATCTTTTTTAGAACAAGAGAAAAAGATAATCACTGACGGCAATGGTCACTATCAACTGGCTCAAGAAAATATCGTTGTCGAGGGAATGTTTAAAGCCAATAGCAAGGGCTTTGGTTTTGTTAAAGTTGAAGATGAAGAAACCGACGATATTTTTATCGCCAAGGATTATACTGCATATGCAGTTGATGGTGATGAAGTTCGCGTTAAAATAACTGCTGGTGGAAATCCGTGGAACGGTAAGGGACCAGAAGGCCAGGTTCATGAGATTATCTCTCGTGGAGTTAGCTCCTTAGTGGGAGAATTTCATCCGCTGACTGATGAGCAAACTAAAGTTAGTCATTTTGTCGGCTATGTGTTGAGCACTAATAAAAAGTTAGCTAATTATCGGGTTTATGTTGGTGAAAATGGCTTGTGTCCGCAAAAAGGTGACATGGTCAAGGTTTCAATTAGCAATTATCCTGATAAGGATAATCCTGACTCAATGGTTGGTGTTGTCACCAAAATTATTGGTAATAAAAATCTCCCGGGCGTTGATATTATGGCAATTGTTTCTGCTCATGATGTTAAGACAGAATGGGCTCAGGATGCACTTGATCAATCCAATGCTATCCCGGATCATGTGTTGCCCGAAGAAATGGCCGATCGTGAGGACATTAGGGAGCAGCCAGCAGTCACAATTGATGGCGATGATTCAAAGGACTTTGATGATGCTGTAGTATTGTGGCAATTACCTAATGGCAATTATCATCTAGGTGTTCACATTGCTGATGTCGCTCATTATGTTAAAGAAAATTCGCCCCTTGATAAAGAGGCGTTTACTCGGGGCAACAGTACTTATTTGGTTGACCGGGTAATTCCGATGCTGCCATTTAGATTATCAAATGGTATCTGTTCTTTAAACGAGGGCGTAGACCGCTTAGTTCTTTCATGTGACATGGAAATTACGCCAGAAGGTGAGCGGGTAAATTACCGGATTCACCCCTCTGTAATGCGTTCACACGGCCGAATGACGTACAACAATGTCAATAAGGTCCTAGATCCAAATAATGAAGAGCCGCTGGAAGAAAAATATGTTAAATTAGCACCAATGCTAAAAGAAATGGCCGAGTTGCACAATGCTTTGTATCAGAAGCGCCACCAACGCGGAGCAATTGACTTTGAAGAGCCAGAAGCTAAAATTATTGTTAACGATCAGGGTAAGCCAACTGATATCGTCTTGCATAATCGGGGTACAGCCGAAAAGATGATTGAATCGTTTATGTTGATGGCTAATGAAACCGTTGCTGAAGACTTTTACAAAAAGCATGTACCATTCTTGTACCGTGTACATGAAACGCCAGATGGCGAAAGAATTAAGAGCTTCTTTGAATTTTGCAGTGCATTTGGCTTGAATATTACGGCTGATCCTAATCATGTTAAGCCGATTGACTTGCAAAAAGTGGTAGCCAAGACAACCGGAACACCTGAGGAAGCCGTTGTTCAAATGATGATGCTGCGAAGCTTAAAGCAGGCACATTATTCAGAAGAACCCCTCGGACACTTCGGCCTAGCTGCCAAGTTTTACACCCACTTTACCTCGCCAATTCGCCGTTATTCCGATTTAATGGTCCACCGCATGATTCATGCATATAGCGAGGAAGGAACTGATAAAAAAGTTCAGGATCATTTTGCTAATTCCTTACCCGAGGTGGCAGATCAGACTTCTACGCAAGAACGTGTTTCAATTGACACTGAGCGTGAGACCAACGATTTGAAGATGACTGAATACATGGCAGACCAAGTTGGTGAACATTTTGACGCTGTGGTATCCTCAGTAACTAGTTTTGGGATGTTTATTCAATTACCTAATACGGTTGAAGGATTAATCCATATTTCCAATTTAACAGATGATTTCTACAGCTTTAATGAAAAGAGCATGACGCTTACTGGTCGTGGTACCCATAAACAATATCATGTGGGGATGCCGATAAAGGTGACGTTGACTAATGCAAACGTTGAGCAGCATCAACTAGATTTTGAAATTTATGACCCCAATGCTCCTAAAAAGGAGCATAATAACCGTGGCAATAATAATCGTCGGCGTGGAAATCGGGGATTTCGCAACGATCACGGTCACCGCGGAGCTACGAATGGCCGCAATAATTTTCATAAAAATGGCAATCACCCACATTTTAGCAAGTATAAGCATTAG
- the smpB gene encoding SsrA-binding protein SmpB encodes MKKQNNENLIAQNKKAHHDYFIKDTYEAGIALTGTEIKSVRARRINLRDGYVQIINGSAYLENVHISEYKQGNRYNHEPLRQRQLLLHKKEIARLAKEQEQRGIAIIPLKVYLKHGFAKVLIGVGQGKKKYDKRETIKKRDQERELRRQYKV; translated from the coding sequence TTGAAGAAACAAAATAATGAGAACTTAATTGCTCAGAATAAAAAAGCACATCATGATTATTTTATTAAGGACACTTATGAAGCAGGAATTGCACTTACAGGAACCGAAATTAAATCAGTACGTGCAAGAAGAATTAATCTGCGCGATGGCTATGTTCAAATTATTAATGGTTCCGCTTATCTCGAAAATGTTCACATTAGTGAATACAAGCAGGGCAACCGCTATAACCATGAGCCCCTGCGCCAACGCCAGCTGCTATTACATAAAAAAGAAATTGCTCGTTTAGCTAAGGAGCAGGAGCAAAGGGGGATCGCCATTATTCCCCTCAAAGTTTACCTTAAACATGGCTTTGCCAAAGTGTTAATTGGCGTGGGTCAAGGTAAGAAAAAATATGATAAGCGCGAAACGATTAAGAAAAGAGATCAGGAGCGTGAATTACGCCGCCAATATAAAGTATAA
- a CDS encoding nitroreductase, translating into MEFNDVYNQERVTRKFTNRKVNEKLLAKIIERAQQSPSLLNSQPWKVYILAGEALAGLKKEVKKQIDTGVDPHEDFAKMLSLNWESFPSQNLAAVGASQPYFFHNKMDLFEDSNNTMFNAQDVVFLTIPKASPAWSVYDLGIFSQSIMLLAINEGIAVMPAHSMVSYPELVRKYAEIPNDELVGMAIGLGYKDKSAEVNDPKYIPARLPFKKIYKLIK; encoded by the coding sequence ATGGAATTTAATGATGTCTATAATCAAGAACGAGTAACACGCAAATTTACTAATAGGAAAGTTAATGAAAAGTTATTAGCCAAAATAATTGAAAGAGCCCAGCAATCACCATCATTACTGAATTCTCAACCTTGGAAGGTTTATATCTTAGCTGGAGAAGCACTTGCTGGATTAAAAAAAGAAGTAAAAAAGCAAATTGATACTGGTGTTGATCCCCATGAAGATTTCGCAAAAATGTTATCGCTTAACTGGGAATCATTTCCGAGCCAAAATTTAGCTGCTGTCGGAGCATCGCAACCGTATTTCTTCCATAATAAAATGGATCTTTTTGAAGACTCAAATAATACGATGTTTAATGCCCAAGATGTAGTCTTCTTAACAATTCCCAAGGCATCGCCTGCCTGGTCTGTTTATGATTTGGGGATTTTTTCACAGAGTATAATGCTTCTGGCAATTAATGAAGGAATTGCTGTTATGCCAGCTCATTCGATGGTGTCATACCCTGAACTTGTTCGGAAATATGCGGAAATTCCTAATGATGAATTAGTCGGGATGGCAATTGGTTTAGGTTATAAAGATAAATCTGCCGAAGTTAATGATCCTAAGTATATTCCTGCAAGATTGCCGTTCAAGAAAATCTATAAATTAATTAAATAA
- a CDS encoding hemolysin family protein: MNTAQIITNLIATLVIFVFAAFFVAAEFALVQTRSSQLEDMLANNTGNSRKVKRALHMTHNLNEYLSTTQVGTTLVGVVLGWFSADTFAAIFANLFKLTQLNHSVVRSVSALLGVILLTYLEVVVTEIVPKNIAIDMPVKILLGIVTPLQLFHTLVYPFVWLLNTSSNGLLKIMGFEPADEENQVYSQSEIIKLSRKAVHGGSLDKNDLTYMQRAFELNDKVAKDIMTDRTRLVVINSTDTIKQALKMYLDEGSSRIPVVRDNNKDDIVGYIYAFDVVQQNEIDDQVPVTRIIRTMITVPESMPIQDILHLMIKKHTPIVLVVDEYGGTSGIVTDKDIYEELFGTVKDEIDDVSDDYIIKDKKGNIHVSGKTTLYDFARYFRKDLKSFQNSDIITIGGYMMEHYPELKKNQTVELENFEFKLENIEQGFMRWFIVKPLAPKANKTTNEEN; this comes from the coding sequence TTGAATACAGCTCAAATAATTACTAATTTAATAGCAACTTTAGTGATTTTTGTTTTTGCAGCCTTCTTTGTTGCTGCCGAATTTGCATTAGTCCAAACAAGATCAAGTCAGCTAGAAGATATGCTAGCAAATAATACTGGTAATAGCAGGAAGGTTAAGCGTGCTTTACATATGACGCATAACCTGAATGAGTATTTATCGACAACGCAAGTCGGCACAACTTTAGTTGGCGTTGTTTTAGGTTGGTTTTCTGCCGATACGTTTGCAGCGATTTTTGCAAATTTATTTAAACTAACTCAACTTAATCATTCTGTAGTGCGTTCCGTTAGTGCTCTTTTAGGGGTAATTTTATTGACTTACCTAGAAGTAGTTGTGACAGAGATTGTTCCAAAAAATATTGCAATTGACATGCCAGTCAAAATATTGCTGGGAATTGTTACGCCATTGCAATTATTTCATACTTTGGTTTATCCTTTTGTCTGGCTTTTAAATACCAGTTCCAATGGTTTGCTTAAAATTATGGGCTTTGAGCCAGCAGATGAGGAAAATCAGGTTTATTCGCAGTCTGAGATTATTAAATTATCCCGGAAGGCCGTCCATGGTGGGTCTCTTGATAAAAACGACCTGACATATATGCAGCGTGCTTTTGAACTCAATGATAAAGTCGCAAAGGATATTATGACGGACAGAACCAGGCTGGTGGTGATTAATTCAACAGATACGATCAAGCAAGCACTAAAAATGTATCTTGATGAAGGGTCAAGTCGTATTCCTGTTGTCCGTGATAATAATAAAGACGATATTGTGGGCTATATTTATGCTTTCGATGTGGTTCAACAAAATGAAATAGATGATCAGGTCCCTGTAACCCGCATCATTAGGACAATGATCACCGTCCCGGAATCAATGCCGATTCAGGATATTTTGCATTTAATGATAAAAAAGCACACGCCGATTGTTTTAGTCGTAGATGAATATGGTGGAACTAGCGGAATTGTGACTGATAAGGATATTTACGAAGAGCTCTTTGGTACGGTTAAAGATGAAATTGATGATGTTTCAGATGACTATATTATCAAAGATAAAAAGGGCAATATTCATGTTTCGGGTAAAACGACCTTATATGATTTTGCCAGATATTTCCGCAAAGATCTTAAGAGTTTCCAAAATAGCGATATTATCACTATTGGTGGCTATATGATGGAACATTATCCAGAATTAAAGAAGAATCAAACGGTTGAGCTCGAAAATTTTGAATTTAAACTTGAAAATATTGAGCAGGGTTTTATGCGGTGGTTTATTGTCAAGCCGTTAGCACCAAAAGCTAATAAAACAACAAACGAAGAAAACTAA